The sequence ATAGTCTGGCTCCAGAGGAACTAGCTTTTGTGACCTTCTCTCTGGAAGAAATACTCTTGAAGAAATGGACCAGCAAGGAAGAAAAAGCTCAGATGAAAGCTATTCGTGAGGATTTGATTCACTTTGTTCACAATACTGGCAATAAAAAACTCATTAAAGAAATTGAACAGCTGGTTTATCGTCCAGTTAGCGAGGTTTACATTCCTCTGCCTGACTCCAAAAATTTCCATGATGAAAGACCTGATTTCTTTGGTCCTGGATTTGGGACTTTTGAACTCGGTACCAAAAAACTAGCTCTACCGAAAGAGGAAAGAACCTTTAAGCTACGCTTCTTACCTTCTGGAGATGTCATCAATGCCTATATCAACCAAGAAGCTGGTAAGGCGATTCAGTCAACTGATAAGCAAGAAATTCTTGGAAATTGGATCTTGCGTGGTGTTTTCCAGTTGAAGGAACGAGAAGTATTGACATGCCAACGACTCAATGAACTAGAAATCAATGGTATTCGATTGACCAAATTTACAAATGGCGAAATCGGGATTGAATTCATCTGGATTGATATCGAAAATCCACCAAGCGACACCATCGGCTGGGTAGCAAAGAAAGAAAAAGTCCTGTAACTTTCTCCCATTTAACCTTTGACTATTCCGCAAAATTATCGTACAATAAAGAGTACATGATAAAATGAGGTCAGAGTCTGTTCGCTCTGGCGATAGTAGTAAAAATGAGGAGAAACGCTTTGGAATTAGAAGTATTTGCTGGGCAAGAAAAAAGTGAACTATCTATGATTGAGGTAGCGCGTGCTATCTTGGAACTTCGTGGTCGCGATCATGAGATGCATTTTAGCGATCTTGTAAACGAAATTCAAAACTACCTTGGAACATCAAACAGCGATATCCGCGAAGCTTTGCCTTTGTTCTACACAGAGTTGAACTTTGACGGTAGCTTCATCTCTCTTGGAGACAATAAATGGGGTCTTCGTTCATGGTATGGTGTGGACGAAATCGACGAAGAAATCATCGCTCTTGAAGAAAGTGACGACGATGAAGTAGCACCAAAAGCTAAGAAAAAACGTGTCAATGCCTTTATGGATGGTGATTCAGATGCCATTGACTACAATGCAGATGATCCAGAAGATGAAGATGCATACGAAGCAGACCCAGCTCTTTCATATGATGATGAAAATCCAGATGATGAGAAAAATGAAGTGGAAGCTTACGATGCAGAAATCAACGAAATCGCTCCTGATGACTTAGGTGAAGACGTGGATCTTAACGAAGAAGACGACGAGTTTTCTGACGATGATGCTGAAACGAGTGAAGAAGAGTAAAAGACTTCACAGAGGAGATCGTAAGATCTCCTTTTTTATTCCTTGAGCAGGTCATCCGTTTGAATGCGGATCTTTAATTTGTTTTCTGAAAACAATCTTCTTTTTTCATGTTTTACCGATTCGGGTTGACAAATGATCTGCTTTGAGGTATTATATTGTTCGGGCACCTCTTTTAGAGGTCGGAGCTCCCTAGTTACTAGGGAGCTATTTTTGTTTTTTCAGGAAGTTTTCTTGAAATGTCGTTATTCATAAGGGTCTTGTTTTCGATCTCCCCTCGTAGTCAACAAGGCCTTGAGCATTTTAGAAAGAGGAATCTATGTCTACGAAATATATTTTTGTAACTGGTGGTGTGGTATCGTCTATTGGGAAAGGGATTGTGGCAGCAAGTCTGGGCCGTCTCTTGAAAAATCGTGGTCTAAAAGTGACTATTCAGAAGTTTGACCCTTATATCAATATCGATCCGGGAACCATGAGTCCTTACCAGCATGGGGAAGTCTTTGTGACAGATGATGGGGCTGAGACAGATTTGGACTTGGGTCACTATGAACGTTTCATCGATATCAATCTTAACAAATATTCCAACGTGACAACTGGTAAAATCTACAGTGAAGTTCTTCGTAAGGAGCGCCGTGGCGAGTACCTTGGGGCAACTGTTCAAGTCATTCCTCATATCACAGATGCTTTGAAAGAAAAAATCAAGCGTGCCGCTGTTACGACCGACTCTGATGTCATTATCACAGAGGTTGGTGGAACCGTTGGAGATATCGAGTCCTTGCCATTTCTAGAGGCCCTTCGTCAGATGAAGGCAGATGTGGGTGCAGATAATGTCATGTATATCCATACAACCTTGCTTCCTTATCTTAAGGCTGCTGGTGAGATGAAGACCAAGCCAACTCAACATTCTGTAAAAGAATTGCGCGGTTTGGGAATCCAGCCAAATATGTTGGTCATTCGTACAGAAAAACCAGCTGGTCAGGGCATTAAAAATAAACTAGCACAGTTCTGTGATGTGGCACCAGAAGCTGTTATTGAATCTTTGGATGTTGAACACCTTTACCAAATTCCATTGAACTTGCAGGCACAAGGTATGGACCAAATTGTTTGTGACCATTTGAAACTAGATGCAGCAGCAGCGGATATGACAGAGTGGTCAGCCATGGTGGACAAGGTCATGAACCTCAAGAAACAAGTCAAGATTTCCCTCGTTGGTAAGTATGTGGAGTTGCAAGATGCCTACATCTCAGTGGTCGAAGCCTTAAAACACTCTGGTTATGCCAACGACGCAGAAGTGAAGATTAATTGGATTAATGCCAATGATGTGACAGCAGAGAATGTGGCAGAACTCTTGTCTGATGCGGACGGAATCATCGTTCCAGGTGGTTTCGGCCAACGTGGTACGGAAGGGAAAATCCAAGCCATC comes from Streptococcus oralis and encodes:
- a CDS encoding CTP synthase, which codes for MSTKYIFVTGGVVSSIGKGIVAASLGRLLKNRGLKVTIQKFDPYINIDPGTMSPYQHGEVFVTDDGAETDLDLGHYERFIDINLNKYSNVTTGKIYSEVLRKERRGEYLGATVQVIPHITDALKEKIKRAAVTTDSDVIITEVGGTVGDIESLPFLEALRQMKADVGADNVMYIHTTLLPYLKAAGEMKTKPTQHSVKELRGLGIQPNMLVIRTEKPAGQGIKNKLAQFCDVAPEAVIESLDVEHLYQIPLNLQAQGMDQIVCDHLKLDAAAADMTEWSAMVDKVMNLKKQVKISLVGKYVELQDAYISVVEALKHSGYANDAEVKINWINANDVTAENVAELLSDADGIIVPGGFGQRGTEGKIQAIRYARENDVPMLGVCLGMQLTCIEFARHVLGLEGANSAELAPDTKYPIIDIMRDQVDVEDMGGTLRLGLYPSKLKRGSKAAAAYHNQEVVQRRHRHRYEFNNTFREQFEAAGFVFSGVSPDNRLVEIVEIPENKFFVACQYHPELSSRPNRPEELYTAFVTAAVENSN
- the rpoE gene encoding DNA-directed RNA polymerase subunit delta, with the protein product MELEVFAGQEKSELSMIEVARAILELRGRDHEMHFSDLVNEIQNYLGTSNSDIREALPLFYTELNFDGSFISLGDNKWGLRSWYGVDEIDEEIIALEESDDDEVAPKAKKKRVNAFMDGDSDAIDYNADDPEDEDAYEADPALSYDDENPDDEKNEVEAYDAEINEIAPDDLGEDVDLNEEDDEFSDDDAETSEEE